The window TTTGGCACCAGAGAGGTTTGCCTCTGCCTCTGCCGTGTCCGGGTGCCCTGGGTCCCTAGACCTTCGGGTGCTCGAAGCTAGTGCCCCGTCTCTAGACAGTATGGGTGCCCGGGGTCTTGCCTCCCGAGTAGCCGCCCTCTGCGTTCTCCCCGGCTATTATGTCCGGGTGCTCGGACCCCTTTAGTTCGGGTACCCGAGGTTGCGGCTTTTTACACTTGAGGGGTATAAATACCTCCCTTCTTCCACCTCCTATCCCTAATCTCCCTCAAGCTTTTACCCGCCATTGCCAAACCAGAAAAAGCTCAATATCTCCATCCCCATCCACCCAAACTCTTCAATACTTTGGGGATTTGAGGATATTCACCCGATCTACATTTCTACCAAACCAATTTGCGTTGCCCTGACTCTTTCATCTTCATGCACTTGTTATTGTTGGGTGTTTGGGCACCCAAGAAGGAAGAGGTTACCGCAGAGCCAcgttccattgtggtgaagcttcgtggtggcGCTAGGAGCCTACAATttagttgtggagattgccccaaccttgatTGTAAAGGTCCCGGTTGTCGCCTTCAAGGTCGCCGCCAGTGGATTCACGGCATCTTGTATTGTGGGAGGGCGTGAGGAGAGTAGGGTGAGTCCTTGGGATGCttgggagcattgtgcctccccCAAAGAAGGGAACTTCAgaaacacatcctcgtctccatcaTCTCCACTTGCAGTTACTTCTACCCTTTACTTTGTGCAAACTATTACCTTGTGTTTActcttgcttgcttgtgttgtttgttgtgcttgtcatataggttgtccacctagttgcatatctagacaacctaatTTATTGTTGAGCCTAAAATTTGCAAACAAAGTTAAAAATGGTTAGTCGCCTATTCaccctcctctagtcggccataCCGATCCTTTTAGTGCGCCTTTTCTCTTTGTATACGGACTCCACCTAAAGTACATGCGTGCGAGTGGGGGAGACATCGACCTAGAGAGATATGGTGTGTGCAATAGAGAGTGGTGAGTGTACGTGTGTGTGAGAGGATGTCTCCATGCGTGATAGATAGATAAAGCGGATATGTGTCAATGTGTGTGAAAGAGAGGTCTCATATATGTAGAGGGATGACCTACATAAAGAGAGAGGGGAGGGATCGGATGCGAGAGATATCGATAGAGGGAGGGAGCATAGGAGTGCGAGATCGATATAGAAGGGGCGAGTGTGTGCGTGTGCGCACGCGGCAGAGAGATAGAGAGATAGGCCTACTAGATGGGCAGAGGAATAGAGGGTGTCTGTGTGAGAGAGACCTAACCAGAGAGGCAAATGGATCAATGTGTGTGGGAGAGAGACCTGAATATAGAGGGAGATCGGTTGATGCCTCTATGTAAGAGAGGATGCCCGGAGAGACAAAGAGGGAGTCAGATTAATCCGAGCTAGGGAgagtgtgtgtttgtgtgtgtgtgtgtttgtgtgtgtgtgtgaaagagagagaggagaccaAGTCTGAGACGGTGTCACGTACCTAGGTAGCAAGTACCATGTGTTTGTGTGTGTGCCAGAGCGAGAGTGTAGGGCTCGAACTCCCACACTAAACTTTCTCGATCCGATCTACATCGACATGTCAGGGATTCGGTGAACCGGCGCTCGAGGGGCGGACGAGGCCGTAACCAGACCATAGTGTTCTCGAGGGGAGCACATGGAAGCATCACTGGTGGTATGGGGGTCCCGACCGGAAGGCGGCGGCACTAGGTTGCCCTCGGGCCGCCTCGGTCAAACATTATTTCCCCCTTTACGAACCTGTTCCACGAAAGGTCTAAAACCTAGAAATTATTATGCATTATAGTGGTATTTATTATAAACCTGTCTCCCATTGACTTATTTTGTATGTCGCAAGTTGATTATTTCGCGTCACGTAGCTATTAACTTATTCTCTTTAACGAATATGTTGCTATTATGTGTATCCGTTCCTAATCGAGTAAACTTCTGATATATGTCCATATTCAAGTAGCACCTGCTCTGTATTTGTATCCTATAACATTCGTATTCGCATTTGTATCTATTTTTATGAAAACGGTAATGGAAAGAAGACTATTTTCAAGAGTTCACAAATTACGTACCATAATTTTATAGAATGCAGAGAATATGTTACAAGAAATGACGGAGGCAAAACAAGCTAAGCTAACGGCAATCATCCGCACCCACTAGAATATTATGGGCTTCTGTCTCATAAAGATTTAAAAAAACACCTAGCTCCTGCCGATCTCCAAGCCCGAACCTCATCAAGAATGTGGTTTACAAATTGAGGGATATTATGTTGCCGCGTCACATTCCCAAACATCCTCGCTCTTTCTTTGCTTCCACAAGCTCCAAGCGATAAGAATAACTAGTGAATCAAAACTCTttctgattggtttcagcaaagCTTGGCCCGCACGATGCCACCACTCCTCCAGGTTGTCCTCCGCTTTGGGGATGCCGACATGGACAACTAATGTAGTGAAATATGCTTGCCACACATGTCGTGCATAAACACATTGCATAAGTATGTGGCCGGGAGTATCCTCTTCCTGCAGCAAGTGAAGCAATTGGAGGTAGCATTTTGTAGCCCATGCCGGAATCGATGGTCGGAGGTCCAGAGTCGGTATTGAATAGCAAGTCACATGAAGATTTTGCATTTAAGCGGCACCAAGCTTTTTCAGATATAGTGAGCGGATTTTGCATTTAAGCGGCACCAAGCTTTTTCAGATATAGTGAGCAGTGGGCAAACGAATCATGCCCTAGCATAGCATTTTGTAGGTTGATTGCGCCATGTACTGTCCAGTCGAACTCCACCTCCATGAGAAAACATCCGGGATAGCACTATTTAGCTGTATGTTCCTGACGACGGACCAAAGGTTCGAGAATTGTTGTAGACCTTGCGGACTAGCACCCACGTGGAAGAACACTATTCAATTGGCATCCTATCCGTTTTCCGTAAGCCTATTCATGAGCAGCCCGCCCTGACAAGCCTGACCCGAAAGCCTGGCATCTGGTCTAGGCATGGGCTCGACCTTTTCGTCCGAAGCCTGAACAGAGGCCGAATGAgttttaaataattgttttaatTTAAAAACCGGTATAGTACTATATTTAAATAAACTGAAAGTAATTACTGTAAATAAGAAGTGTACTGTTCAAATGTTTCAGGCCGGGCCGAATACGGGTTTGGGATTCTTGATTCGGGCTTTGTCAAGCCCGGCCCGTCCAGAGGGCATGCTCTGGTTCCAGCAAGAATGCTCGCTTTGCAGTTGGGGAGTGTGTCCACGTCATCGATCCGGGGCACTCATCCCTCCACCAATCAGCGCCCACCTCTCCTCCCCTATAAAACCCAACCCCCACCCCGCTCCTTTCCCCACACCATCTCAGTCCCTACCTTTCCCTTCCAGCAAACTCACACAACCCACACCACCGCAGCCCCCAACCCCACCCGAAGCAGCAGCCATGGCCCCCAAGGCAGACAAGAAGCCGGCGGCCGAGAACAAGGTCGAGAAGGCGGCGGAGAAGACCCCCGCGGGGAAGAAGCCCAAGGCCGAGAAGCGGCTGCCGGCGGGCAAGACGGCGTCCAAGGAGGCCGGCGGCGAGGCCAAGACCCGGGGCAGGAAGAAGGGCAGCAAGGCCAAGAAGGGCGTGGAGACGTACAAGATCTACATCTTCAAGGTGCTGAAGCAGGTGCACCCCGACATCGGCATCTCCTCCAAGGCCATGTCCATCATGAACTCCTTCATCAACGACATCTTCGAGAAGCTCGCCGGCGAGTCGGCCAAGCTCGCGAGGTACAACAAGAAGCCCACCATCACCTCCAGGGAGATCCAGACCTCCGTCCGCCTCGTCCTCCCCGGGGAGCTCGCCAAGCACGCCGTCTCCGAGGGCACCAAGGCCGTCACCAAGTTCACCTCCTCCTAGACTGACGGCGTGCAGTTGGTTTCTGCATCTGCATCTGTACTGTTGACTCTGCTTATCTATCTATCCGCAAGTAGTGGTAGCAGTAGTAGCACCTGTGCTGGGTGATTGCCAACGCTTTGTTGGCCCGTTGGTTGTAAGAACTGAAGTTGCTGCTTTGGCATACTGATGAAATCTATCTAGAACTGAAGTTATCTTTTTATCCTTCTGAAATGTCTGGCCCTCTTGGTATCTTGGTTGCTGAACTCTGGTTATCTGCAAACAGTGCTACTACTGAATTTGTTGGAATTTGGTAGTAAGAACTGAATCCAGTGGTGCAAACTGAGATTGAGAAATAATTATGCATTAGAGATTTGATTTTTTACTAGGTGCTTGAGCTAGTCCCTGCCATGTCCGTGCTTTCATACCGTAGCAGTGTAATTTGTGTTTCCAGATTCATGACCCTCCATCAGTAGGTTCTGTTTCTCCATTAGGCACAGAACCCAACGGTTTGCCTTACCATGTCCTGTCCTTAAGGTACAGTAGTTTACTCTGCAGTTTGTATATCAGCTGGCAGCAGCAGTTTTGTGTTACCCTCTGAATTCTGAAAATGGCAAATGTGAGTTGTTTTCGAGAAAAATTAAGCGTATGTTACTCTCGATTTCTTGTAGTAACTAAACAAGATGAGGCTCTAGGCCGGCGCTTCTCAGTTTCATTGCCTATCTGACAACTGAAGAAACCATGCGTGCCTTCTATGCACATTTGGTGTGCTGCTCCTTGTGGTGCTCTATAGTTAGATGCTGGCGTGCGTTCTGACCATGTTATCATATCGCAAGAATCGTGCTGGAATTGGAGTGTTGCAATCATAGTGTTTTTGGTTTCAAATTCCCTGGATACTCAAACTTTTGGCAGTTTGCAACTAGAGTGTGCTTGGATTCAAATCTGGTTCCAAGCTGCTACGGCGCAAAGGACGTTGGGATGAAAATGCACATGAAAAACCCGATAAGAATATTTTGCATCACCAAACCTACCTGCCTTTTCTGTTCTTGGATTGCACTTATTTTCCTTACATTAAACC is drawn from Aegilops tauschii subsp. strangulata cultivar AL8/78 chromosome 1, Aet v6.0, whole genome shotgun sequence and contains these coding sequences:
- the LOC109781479 gene encoding histone H2B.2, whose amino-acid sequence is MAPKADKKPAAENKVEKAAEKTPAGKKPKAEKRLPAGKTASKEAGGEAKTRGRKKGSKAKKGVETYKIYIFKVLKQVHPDIGISSKAMSIMNSFINDIFEKLAGESAKLARYNKKPTITSREIQTSVRLVLPGELAKHAVSEGTKAVTKFTSS